The following are from one region of the Candidatus Methylomirabilota bacterium genome:
- a CDS encoding iron ABC transporter permease — protein sequence MSVSAEHGVTLAHYARVFADPQLQKALWNTVVLAFWSGLLSVAIGAPMAWLSARTDLPWSRVIRSLIMASFVTPPFLGAFAWVMLAGPNAGYLNKLYRSLTGAEGPLLNIFTMPGLIFVVAIYTFPYVYIMIANTLGLIASDLEEAASILGASRFRVALTITLPMVAPAILSGFILSVLQALALFGSPAILALPAGFHTITTQIWALFHYPPKVEMAAAFSVPLLLATALLLLVQKRLLGRRGYASVGGKGAERRAIPLGPWRYPALLGCLAVLGCAVFLPYGILAKAAFSRAWAQPLTWENFTLENWSFTFLYSSTQGAIVNTLELGVLTACVGAGLAALLAYVTNRKLIVGHQLLAFLALAPIVIPGTVLAVALFIAYTRPPFLLYGTLWILFIAYLTKEMPVGYSQSDATFRGIHPELEEAGRILGAGRLRVLREITAPLAKSGIIATWCFIFIGVIRELSASIILFTPNTKVMSVVMFDLKEEGQFGAIAVLGIFMLAMTFAIVALMQTLLGKDVLGQRPSASAPG from the coding sequence ATGAGCGTGAGCGCCGAGCACGGCGTCACGCTCGCCCACTACGCCCGCGTCTTCGCCGACCCCCAGCTCCAGAAAGCGCTCTGGAACACGGTGGTGCTGGCATTCTGGTCGGGGCTTCTGTCGGTCGCCATCGGCGCGCCCATGGCCTGGCTCTCCGCCCGCACCGACCTGCCCTGGTCGCGGGTGATCCGAAGCCTCATCATGGCCTCCTTCGTGACGCCGCCCTTCCTCGGCGCCTTCGCGTGGGTCATGCTCGCCGGCCCGAACGCCGGCTACCTGAACAAGCTCTACCGAAGCCTGACCGGCGCGGAGGGCCCGCTCCTCAACATCTTCACAATGCCGGGGCTGATCTTCGTGGTCGCGATCTACACCTTTCCCTACGTGTACATCATGATCGCCAATACCCTCGGGCTGATCGCGTCCGATCTCGAAGAGGCCGCGTCCATCCTCGGCGCCAGCCGCTTCCGGGTGGCGCTGACCATCACGCTGCCGATGGTCGCGCCCGCCATCCTGAGCGGCTTCATCCTGTCCGTCCTGCAGGCGCTGGCGCTGTTCGGCTCCCCCGCCATCCTCGCGCTGCCGGCGGGCTTTCACACGATCACGACGCAGATCTGGGCGCTCTTCCACTACCCGCCCAAGGTCGAGATGGCGGCCGCCTTTTCCGTGCCACTGCTGCTGGCCACGGCGCTCCTGCTGCTCGTCCAGAAGAGGCTCCTGGGCCGACGCGGCTACGCGTCGGTCGGCGGCAAGGGCGCGGAGCGCCGGGCGATCCCGCTCGGCCCGTGGCGGTACCCCGCGCTCCTCGGCTGCCTCGCGGTCCTCGGCTGCGCGGTGTTCCTCCCGTACGGGATCCTCGCCAAGGCCGCCTTCTCTCGCGCCTGGGCCCAGCCGCTGACCTGGGAGAACTTCACGCTGGAGAACTGGTCGTTCACGTTTCTCTACAGCTCGACCCAGGGCGCCATCGTCAACACGCTCGAGCTGGGCGTGCTCACGGCCTGCGTCGGCGCCGGGCTCGCGGCGCTGCTCGCTTATGTCACGAATCGCAAGCTCATCGTGGGCCACCAGCTCCTGGCCTTTCTCGCGCTGGCGCCCATCGTCATACCCGGCACCGTCCTCGCCGTCGCCCTCTTCATCGCGTACACCCGTCCGCCCTTCCTCCTCTACGGCACCCTCTGGATCCTCTTCATCGCCTACCTGACCAAGGAGATGCCCGTCGGCTACTCCCAGTCCGACGCCACGTTCCGCGGCATCCATCCCGAGCTGGAGGAGGCGGGCCGCATCCTGGGCGCCGGGCGCCTGCGCGTGCTCCGCGAGATCACCGCGCCGCTCGCCAAGAGCGGCATCATCGCCACCTGGTGCTTCATCTTCATCGGCGTCATCCGCGAGCTGTCCGCCTCGATCATTCTCTTCACGCCCAATACCAAGGTCATGTCGGTCGTGATGTTCGACCTCAAGGAAGAAGGCCAGTTCGGCGCCATCGCGGTCCTCGGCATCTTCATGCTGGCGATGACGTTCGCCATCGTCGCCTTGATGCAGACCCTGCTCGGCAAGGACGTCCTCGGGCAGAGGCCCTCCGCGAGCGCGCCGGGGTAA